GCGCGTCTTGCACGGGTTGGCAGCACTGGTCGTGGCCTCTTGGAAGATTTCAGGGCGGCTGTTTGCCGGAAAGGTTGCCGTGCCTCGATGTGAGTTGCTCGCCCCGTCGGCCAGTGCGATAGGGAGGGCGCCATGTTTTGGCATCGCATTGCCATCGACTTAGGGACCACGTATTCCCTTGTGTACACCCAGGACAAGGGCATTGTGCTGCGCGAGCCCTCAGCGGTGGCGTTAAAGAAGTCGACGGGCGAAGCGGTGGCCTTTGGAGAGCGTGCACGCACGATGCTCGGACGGGCACCGGATTTTATCGAAGTGGTGCGTCCGTTGCGGGACGGAGTGATCGCGGACTTTGGTGCGGCGCGAGCCTTGCTCGCCCATTACATTCGGGAGGCCTCGCGCGGGCGTTGGTTTCAACGCAAACACGTGATTGTGTGCGTGCCGTATGGCGCGACGGCGGTAGAGATGGAGGCTCTCATTCGCGAAGCGGAGGCGGCAGGGAGTCATCGCGTGGATCTTGTGCGCGAGCCGTTCGCGGCCGCCCTGGGTGCGGGATTACCGATTAGCGAGCCGCGGGGCAATTTGGTGATCGACATTGGCGGGGGCACCACTGAGGTGACCACACTCTCACTGAATGACATCGTGCACTGCGAGTCGTTGCGCATGGCGGGAAATGCCATGGATCAAGCGGTGCAGTCGTTTTTTCGCAATCGTTACAACTTTGCCA
The Candidatus Binatia bacterium DNA segment above includes these coding regions:
- a CDS encoding rod shape-determining protein, whose protein sequence is MFWHRIAIDLGTTYSLVYTQDKGIVLREPSAVALKKSTGEAVAFGERARTMLGRAPDFIEVVRPLRDGVIADFGAARALLAHYIREASRGRWFQRKHVIVCVPYGATAVEMEALIREAEAAGSHRVDLVREPFAAALGAGLPISEPRGNLVIDIGGGTTEVTTLSLNDIVHCESLRMAGNAMDQAVQSFFRNRYNFAIGENTAEQIKIRYGAVYANGAAGDATFEVKGLNARTGKPERLCVRVSEIREALEGVARNITDAVRRCVERLAPELAADVYTDGAALVGGGALLRGWPERLREAMGLKVRIADDPLMCVMRGLIEILKNRDAYEELIVNSRVRPSLEDERR